AAATCTTATTTTAGCAAGAATGGCAAAAGCTAATATTTGAATTGTGACAGATTTATTAGCAGGCCAAATAATTCTTCACagatttattattattacaagTTAGTGGGACCACATCTCCAAGTCTAGTTCAGGTACTTCTACACCTACAAAATAAACAGTGAGCAAATATggaatatatgcatgtatacagTTGGTGTTCATAGACTGTCAATAAGTTATACTCCTATATGAATATTTTGACATGACAATGGCAACTAAACTAACAtgttttgataaaagaaaaaggtgTGCCAACTTAGTTGCTTgtccatatgattttttttctcccaaagaaaagcaaaaaagttttaaaaaatcgCCCTTAGGTTTAATCAACTCTGCATGGAAATGAATTAGTTGGCAGCATGGACCATTTGAGCTGTTCGAATTTTCAACTCTACTTTGTAGAAGAGATAATAAAGCATCAGTTTCCATTTAACCTCATATTCTATCCGACGACCAATTAACtagcaatatttaaaaatttcaCTGTCAAGGACCACAAAGCAAGACAATATGGACTTTTAGAACACCACATTGCAATATTTTAGCCATTTGAGATTGTGGCTATAGTTGTGGCCGCATCACCTCCAAGTATTATTTTGTTGCAGGTATATGAGAGCTGGTAGAGTAATGAAGAGCTGATGACTTTCTGGTGACAAATTCAGAACTACGGCTTTAGTTTATTTGGATTGGTGGGGCCAGATCAAATAGCAGAGAAGATTTTTCCAGCACAGCTGCGTACCTTTTCTTACAATAAACATATTCTGAAATATCTGAACAGCTAGCACGACATTAGTATACATTCATTCATTCACTTTATGATTTTCAAATGCATGTGAAGATCCAAGTTTCAGAAGAACAATTGCAGCATAAATAGTAGCTATACAAATCTATTGCATCGTTTCCTTGAGCTCTTTAGGTGTCCCCGTCTCAATTTTGCATGCAATTAGTTTAGTGTTATTCAGAAGAAAAAGTATATAAAGAAAGGCAAGTTTAACTTCTACTGTTTGCCTTTTATTTCTTGTTATTCCCCCCTGAGTAAGTAGTGAGATCTAGGTGAGGAGACATGGACAATGGAACAAGTGCTCTGTAAcaatttttatttccttttgaaCTAATGCTCTGGAACTTGTTACTACTTGACATTAGCTTAGTTGAATAATCATGGGCTAATGGGAGAAAACAAAGACAGCCGACCTAGTAATTGATTCGCTAGCTATCTGCAAAGTGCTTTGCTCTTGCATGTGCTGTTGCGCTGTATCATACATTCCCGCGCAATTCGATCAATCTTATTAACCGATCCGCGAGAAGCATCTGCATCTCCACAACTATCCTAATCTATGATTGTGGCGGTGTGATGGTTCCCGGAAGATCACTTCAAATGATAACTAGCTATAATACGGAGTAATTAGCTACTAGACTAGATCAGATTAGACAGTCCAGAAATTGTAGCTACTTACTGCTCAATTCTTTTGAGTCCTACAATAGTTGCCAAGCTTTACTCGATGTAATTGAACCCTTAAATATAATGCAACATAGAAAGCAGCCATCACAAATTCAGAATGAAGTGGCTAGTCTTGTTTCAAGAAAGATAACAATGAGAGGAGTAGTTGTATTGCCGTTTAGATCTTCAGAACATTCAGTTATGCAAAAAAGAGatttaattttgaaaataagAGATGGTCAACTGAAGGCTGAAGTAAGCTGAGTCTTTTCAAAAGAGAATTGTTGGTTCTTCAAGATGACAAACATGGCAGCTAAATACGCAATCAATACGGGCCGCCCGGTACAGATGAAATTCAGAACAACAATAATACCCATGTGTAGGGATAGAAGTGGTTGATGGGGAAATTGTTGTCAATTCACAAGTTGAATTGGTTTAGTCTTCCtagttaattaatcaattattaGTTTAGCATTGTGCAAGTAGCTAGCAGCCATCAAGAAATAAGCTTAGCTAGATACACGACAGTCTTGGCAATTTTCATATACTAATTATAGTATTATGACGATCGATGCAGATCGCAGTCCGTCCAACTATATTATATGGATACTCTAATTAATACTAACTTGGTCTATATTTACTCGTATTATTGTACGGGGGATGAGAAGGATGTGGTGGAATTTTTAGCATGAAAAAGAAGTTTAAGTTGGGAGGGATTAACTTACACAGATAAACACAAAGTATGAGATGATGGTTTGGACACAGACGTCAAAAAAGAACTGTTGATTGCTCGGTCTTGTTTGTAAATTGTGATTAAGATAGCCAGCTAATCGGTGAAGGTTGCCGGAGTtgattagctatatatatgcatcAGTTTTCATTGCATTATTTTCCGTTAGTCTATAATTTTTTCCTACCATTTTTCTGCACCGCTTGGAGCCTGGACATATTACCCGGAGTTATTTCtgttcggaataagttcaccggccgtccctcaactttacaccgagattttaaggtcccttaaccacaaaaccagaaatctccacccctaaactatacaaaaccgttcactcaaGGTCCCTAGGCAGTATATACGAGTGGTtttactgacgtggcatcctagtcagaaaaaaaaattaaaattaatatgtgtggcccacatgtaagtgagacaatggtgtgggtcccacatttctctgcttttttttctttttctcttctcttctctccgaAATCTCTCGAGTCTCGAGCAGGCGCAGCGACcgagggggagagaggtggccggcggcggagcggggacggcggcggcgggagaggaggagaggtgacggccggcgcgacggcgagctcggcgtcggAGATGTTCGAACATGCCGGGTGCTCGACTacgggccccgccgccgcccgccgggcgagcggcgcgctcTCCCCGTtgaccctctctccctccccaagGCGATGGGGCTGCTCCGCTGCCGAAAGAGCTGCTGCCTCCACTGGATGAACTACCTCAGCCCCGACCTCAAGTACAGCAActtcaccgacgacgacgacgagctcaccatcaagctccacgcccttCTCGGCAACAAGTAAGCAAAACAAATTTCAACGTGTTGTCATCTGCTCCGGTTAGCTCTTCTTGTGTTCTTGGTGCTGATTGATTGGTTCTGTAGGTGGAACACGCACATCAAGCGCAAGCTCATGAGCCAGGGCATCGATCCGCAGACGCATCAGCCAGTTAGCGCCGGGACCAGCGTTGCCGCGGCAAGTGAGCTGATCACGACGGCCAGCACTGTCGGCTTCCCATCCCTgcaggcgccggcgccggcgtgagggagctcgaggaggaaggagggaaggCTGGGAGGGGTCTTCCTCGTAGTCGTCGTTGGCGGCGGAGGTGTCTCCGGCGGAGGCCGAGTCAACGGCGGAGGTGAGCTCGAGCTCCGCGTCGAGGAGCACCGCGAAGTCATCGCTGCCGCTCGATGACGacggggaggacggcgacggcgacttggCGGCGGGGCTTATGGCCGAGGGCAAAGGGCGTGCTTTGGTCGGTTGGGGTGGGCTGGATGCGCCTCCGCGCTCGCCCACCTCCGCTCCGCTGCCACGCTCGCCCTCTGCTTCTCTGCCCGCAGCTGTGCTCGCGCTCCACTGCTCGGCCCGCCGCGcttgcgcccgccgccgctccgctgccgcgcTTGCCCTCTGCTGCGCCACCCGCATCCGCGCGCGCTGCTCCACctgccgccggcctccctcactgaagaagagaaatagagaagagagaaaagaggagagaaggagaaggaaggagaaaaaaaatgtgcagctaacatgtgggccccacgtattttttaaaatttttttggctgactaggatgccacgtcaacgaaaccacccatatatactgcctaGGGATCttgagtgaacggttttgtatagtttaggggtgaagatttctggttttgtggttaagggatctcaaaaaatctcgctgttaagttgagggacctccggtgaacttattcctttctgtTCTAATTTCTAAATGGGCTTAAATGTACATGGTTTAAGTAGGAAAACGTGGTTTCCTTTCATTTGGGGCTCTTGCGATCCATAGGTAGGCGCCTAAGGCCTAGGCCCATCGCATAGAGGCCCAATTAAAGCCCAGGATATAGCCCACTCAGCCACATGGAAGTTTTGCAATTAGGATCCTTGATTCCTGAATTCCTGATGATGATAACTGATAAGGAATTTTGTAAATTGGACCTATTTTGTACTTCAGTATTTacgggctggtttggtttgaggtctAAATTAGACTTACTAATATTTGACAAttttaatagtgtttagtgtctattcggtttaaagccaaattttggcatgcttaaaaaaaaggcaaaatttgcttcAGGACACTCAAAAGATGTGTAATTAGCCGTGGGACACTGTAAAAATGTAAATTGGCTGTAGGACACCGCAAAAAAGTGATAATTAGCTACTAGACACCGaagacattattttattatttccaaaCAACAGGGAGAGAGAAACAATCGTAAAAGACCAGCCAGGTCAACGATTATGTGGGTCAAGGATGTCAGCCTCTCTTCTATTTTCTTGTTCTCTTCCTCCCGACGAGACACACCGTGCTgcagcgccgccgacgccgtccttCTCCGCCGCACCGACACACGCCTCGTCGTCACGCGGTTCGTCTCCGTTGCATGAACGGAGCAGACACAACTTTGGGCGGGCCACATGACGACGAAGAACTGCTGCCCATCGGCTGTGCCTTGCACGGCACTGCACCGCGAGCTGCTGGCCGCTAGCCGCTGCCTGCACCCACGCGCCCCATCGCTGCCACGAGTTGCCGCAAGCTGCTGCACACCCGGCGCGGCGCCATCTCGCACGGCCAGTGCACTACCTAGCCGAGCAGCCCCGCATGACGCCGACCACCGTGCCTGCGCCGCAGCACGGCCGTCATCGCCAGCCACACCGGAATTGCGCCGCTTCCGCACCACGCCGCGCTCGAGCCCGCAGTCGGCCGTGCCTGCACCCGAATCCAGCGCCGGCAACCCCCTCCTCACCCAGGCATGGCCTCCGCGCACCCGCATCGTGCCGCCTGGCCGCGGTGCTCTTTTCTCGCGCGCACTGTCCTTCTACGTCGCGCCGTCACGCAGCGTCACTCCAGCTCCACCTTCTCATTGTGCTGTGCCGCACTCTCCGCCTgctccctcgccaccgccgccgcggacaCCCGCGCTGCGCAGCAGCTCAACGTCAAGGACAAGAAACTGGAGCAAAACGACGCGGGGGCATTTCGGTACTTTTACCGTTCTTTTTCTTCCCGtttccatagaaaataataaaataatgtcacCGGTGTCTAGTAGATAATTACCACTTTTTTGCGGTGTCCTACAGACAATTCACGTTTTTAcgctaattacacattttttgagtgtcctatagcaaattttgccaaaaaaaataggccatttcaatagtgaacttaggctattttagcttcaatccaaacacaactttgcctTAACAAAATTAGTCATACAAAAACttgacaaaatttggtattGACAAACTttggtaaggcctatttagcccacaaaccaaaccaaacccaaTATCAGTCCCTGTATTTGTCTATCTTCTTCGGCTGCAGTCCTTCCTTCCCCGTCGGTGCCGCGGCATTGGGCTcgcgccttctccgccgccaaGACCAACCCTACCGCTCGCCTtccgccgcgcgctcctccCCGTCTTCCCTGCCACCGAGGAACCCACCCCGCCTCTACTCTCTCCGCACCAAACCCTTCTACCCACCGCCCACAATTGGCCTTCTCACCCAGCTCAGGCGACAACTACGATTTTGGGGGTGAATGCCCGCATCCCATCTCTGCCTACTGTGGCATATAACAACAGTTTGTGTGCATCGGATTCATGAACCGTATAGGTAGGGTGGAGCAGATTCGGCCTTGCCGGCGGTGCTCATCTTTTCCGGCGGATACACAGGTGGATGGAGAGAACGAACAGTAATGGAAGGAGCTACGTAATTACGATAGCTTTGTCTGATTTCTGAATAATTTTAGTAGTACCCACTATTCTTTGTAGTACAATAACTAGACTATGCACGGGCCCTCACCTGATAACAATATATCATCTAGAATTGTACCTGCTAAAAGAAAATcatcacttt
This genomic window from Oryza sativa Japonica Group chromosome 12, ASM3414082v1 contains:
- the LOC107275442 gene encoding myb-related protein 330, with the protein product MGLLRCRKSCCLHWMNYLSPDLKYSNFTDDDDELTIKLHALLGNKWNTHIKRKLMSQGIDPQTHQPVSAGTSVAAASELITTASTVGFPSLQAPAPA